A genomic window from Streptomyces sp. MST-110588 includes:
- a CDS encoding acyl-CoA carboxylase epsilon subunit codes for MNPSDHGAAAPIRVEKGQASEEELAALTAVLLARAAHRPGAAPAHPHATAARWRRLERQSGFHGAGSWQRHGR; via the coding sequence GTGAATCCTTCCGACCACGGCGCCGCCGCCCCCATCCGCGTGGAGAAGGGCCAGGCCAGCGAGGAAGAACTCGCCGCCCTGACCGCGGTTCTCCTCGCCCGCGCCGCCCACCGGCCGGGCGCGGCCCCGGCCCACCCGCACGCCACCGCCGCCCGCTGGCGCCGCCTGGAGCGGCAGAGCGGCTTCCACGGCGCCGGTAGCTGGCAGCGGCACGGTCGCTGA
- a CDS encoding ATP/GTP-binding protein, with product MDFASSSGVDGGVSRSTTSAKIVVAGGFGVGKTTFVGAVSEINPLRTEAVMTSASAGIDDLTHAPDKTTTTVAMDFGRITLDQDLILYLFGTPGQDRFWFMWDDLVRGAIGAVVLVDTRRLADCFPAVDYFENSGLPFVIALNGFDGHQPYTPDEVREALQIGPDAPIITTDARHRSEAKSALITLVEHALMARLR from the coding sequence GTGGACTTCGCAAGCTCTAGCGGCGTCGACGGCGGCGTGAGCCGCTCCACCACCTCCGCGAAGATCGTGGTGGCGGGCGGCTTCGGCGTGGGCAAGACCACGTTCGTCGGGGCCGTCTCGGAGATCAATCCGCTGCGCACCGAAGCCGTCATGACCTCCGCCTCGGCGGGCATCGACGACCTCACGCACGCGCCGGACAAGACCACGACGACCGTGGCCATGGACTTCGGCCGCATCACGCTGGACCAGGACCTGATCCTGTACCTGTTCGGCACGCCCGGACAGGACCGCTTCTGGTTCATGTGGGACGACCTGGTACGCGGCGCCATCGGCGCCGTGGTCCTGGTCGACACCCGGCGGCTGGCCGACTGCTTCCCGGCCGTGGACTACTTCGAGAACAGCGGCCTGCCCTTCGTCATCGCCCTCAACGGCTTCGACGGCCACCAGCCGTACACCCCCGACGAGGTCCGCGAGGCCCTCCAGATCGGGCCGGACGCGCCCATCATCACCACCGACGCGCGGCACCGCAGCGAGGCCAAGAGCGCGCTGATCACGCTCGTCGAGCACGCCCTGATGGCACGGCTGCGCTGA
- a CDS encoding acyl-CoA carboxylase subunit beta: protein MTTVEDAPAEANDARGRVAELHAIREQARRGPSERATEAQHAKGKLTARERIDLLLDEGSFREVEPLRRHRATGFGLENKKPYTDGVITGWGTVHGRTVFVYAHDFRIFGGALGEAHATKIHKIMDMAIQAGAPLVSLNDGAGARIQEGVSALAGYGGIFQRNTKASGVIPQISVMLGPCAGGAAYSPALTDFVFMVRETSQMFITGPDVVRAVTGEEITQNGLGGADVHAETSGVCHFAYDDETTCLEEVRYLLSLLPANNRENPPSVACDDPADRSGDALLDLVPADGNRPYDMRKVIEEIVDDGDYLEVHERWATNIICALSRLDGEVVGIVANQPQSLAGVLDIEASEKAARFVQMCDAFNIPIITLLDVPGFLPGVDQEHGGIIRHGAKLLYAYCNATVPRISVVLRKAYGGAYIVMDSQSIGADLTYAWPTNEIAVMGAEGAANVIFRKQIAEADDPEAMRARMVKEYKSELMHPYYAAERGLVDDVIDPADTREVLIRSLDMLRTKHADLPARKHGNPPQ, encoded by the coding sequence ATGACCACTGTCGAAGATGCGCCCGCCGAGGCGAACGACGCCCGCGGGCGCGTCGCCGAGCTGCACGCCATCCGCGAGCAGGCCCGGCGAGGCCCCAGCGAGCGGGCCACGGAAGCGCAGCACGCCAAGGGCAAGCTGACCGCCCGTGAGCGGATCGACCTTCTGCTGGACGAGGGGTCCTTCCGCGAGGTCGAGCCGCTGCGCCGGCACCGCGCCACCGGATTCGGGCTGGAGAACAAGAAGCCCTACACCGACGGCGTGATCACGGGCTGGGGCACGGTCCACGGCCGGACCGTCTTCGTCTACGCGCACGACTTCCGGATCTTCGGCGGCGCACTGGGCGAGGCCCACGCCACCAAGATCCACAAGATCATGGACATGGCCATCCAGGCCGGTGCCCCGCTGGTCTCGCTGAACGACGGCGCCGGCGCCCGTATCCAGGAAGGCGTCTCGGCGCTGGCCGGCTACGGCGGCATCTTCCAGCGCAACACCAAGGCGAGCGGGGTCATCCCGCAGATCTCCGTCATGCTCGGCCCCTGCGCCGGCGGCGCCGCCTACTCCCCGGCGCTGACGGACTTCGTCTTCATGGTCCGCGAGACCTCGCAGATGTTCATCACCGGCCCGGACGTGGTCCGCGCGGTGACCGGCGAGGAGATCACCCAGAACGGGCTGGGCGGCGCGGACGTGCACGCCGAGACCTCGGGTGTGTGCCACTTCGCGTACGACGACGAGACCACCTGCCTGGAGGAGGTCCGCTACCTGCTGTCCCTCCTGCCGGCCAACAACCGCGAGAACCCGCCGTCGGTGGCCTGCGACGACCCGGCCGACCGCTCCGGCGACGCGCTGCTGGACCTGGTCCCGGCCGACGGCAACCGCCCGTACGACATGCGCAAGGTCATCGAGGAGATCGTCGACGACGGCGACTACCTGGAGGTCCACGAGCGCTGGGCCACCAACATCATCTGCGCGCTGTCCCGCCTGGACGGCGAGGTCGTGGGCATCGTCGCCAACCAGCCGCAGTCGCTGGCCGGTGTGCTGGACATCGAGGCGTCCGAGAAGGCCGCCCGCTTCGTCCAGATGTGTGACGCCTTCAACATCCCGATCATCACGCTGCTGGACGTCCCCGGCTTCCTGCCCGGCGTCGACCAGGAGCACGGCGGCATCATCCGGCACGGCGCCAAGCTGCTGTACGCGTACTGCAACGCCACCGTCCCGCGGATCTCCGTGGTGCTGCGCAAGGCGTACGGCGGGGCGTACATCGTCATGGACTCCCAGTCCATCGGCGCGGACCTGACCTACGCCTGGCCCACCAACGAGATCGCCGTGATGGGCGCCGAGGGCGCGGCCAACGTCATCTTCCGCAAGCAGATCGCCGAGGCGGACGACCCCGAGGCGATGCGGGCCCGGATGGTCAAGGAGTACAAGTCCGAGCTGATGCACCCGTACTACGCGGCCGAGCGCGGTCTGGTCGACGATGTGATCGACCCGGCCGACACCCGCGAGGTGCTCATCCGCTCCCTGGACATGCTCCGCACCAAGCACGCCGACCTGCCCGCCCGCAAGCACGGCAACCCCCCGCAGTAA
- a CDS encoding DUF4360 domain-containing protein, with protein MLSALSAGAATAALLLAGTTAPASAAPAVTPPPPGRITITVATVNGSGCRPGSAAVAVAPDNTAFTVTYSEYLAQAGKDSRPTDARKNCQIALRVHVPQGFTYAVARADYRGYASLARGSKAVQQANYYFQGNPETARMRHNFAGPYDSNWQVADETDVDALVYAPCGEERYFNINTELRVDAGTSDPKLTSYMAMDSTDGSINTEYQFAWKQCPGR; from the coding sequence ATGCTCAGCGCCCTCAGCGCCGGTGCCGCCACGGCGGCTCTGCTCCTGGCGGGAACCACCGCCCCCGCGTCGGCCGCGCCGGCCGTGACGCCCCCGCCGCCCGGCAGGATCACCATCACGGTGGCCACCGTCAACGGCTCGGGCTGCCGGCCCGGCAGCGCCGCGGTGGCCGTGGCACCGGACAACACCGCCTTCACCGTGACGTACAGCGAGTACCTCGCCCAGGCGGGCAAGGACAGCAGGCCGACCGACGCCCGCAAGAACTGTCAGATCGCCTTACGCGTCCACGTCCCCCAGGGCTTCACCTACGCCGTCGCCCGCGCCGACTACCGCGGCTATGCCTCCCTCGCGCGCGGTTCCAAGGCCGTCCAGCAGGCGAACTACTACTTCCAGGGCAATCCGGAGACGGCCCGTATGCGGCACAACTTCGCCGGCCCCTACGACTCCAACTGGCAGGTGGCGGACGAGACCGACGTGGACGCGCTGGTCTACGCGCCGTGCGGCGAGGAGCGCTACTTCAACATCAACACCGAACTGCGGGTGGACGCCGGCACCTCCGACCCCAAGCTCACCAGCTACATGGCCATGGACTCCACCGACGGATCGATCAACACCGAGTACCAGTTCGCGTGGAAGCAGTGCCCCGGGCGCTGA